A genomic segment from Pseudomonas sp. M30-35 encodes:
- the aceK gene encoding bifunctional isocitrate dehydrogenase kinase/phosphatase, whose product MTQQTPAADIARHTLDGFDDYREAFRQITDGARARFEQAQWQAGQSASAARINLYEDKVKEVSQRLRETFGDELFDVQLWPLVKTAYIKLIDTRFDDELSETWFNSIFCSLFNHDQISDGCMFIHTTRPAINSRQRAAQTRRYTLGADHAQARGLSLMLEAIFNDYSFSAPFEDLPRDLARLEAQMRENLPDWVCKDPNLTIELFYSVLYRNKGAYLVGRVFNQDEQWPLVFPLLHREGLGIQVDGLITDEAEVSIIFSFTRSYFMVDVEIPAEFVSFLKRILPGKHIAELYSSIGFYKHGKSEFYRALINHLASTDDQFVMAPGVRGMVMSVFTLPGFNTVFKIIKDRFSPTKNVVRSTVIEKYRLVKSVDRVGRMADTQEFADFRFPKSKFTPECLAELLEVAPSTVEVEGETVLVRHCWTERRMTPLNLYVENASEAQVREALEDYGLAIKQLAAANIFPGDMLLKNFGVTRHGRVVFYDYDEISFLTEVNFRRIPEPRYPEDEMASEPWYSVAPNDVFPEEFPPFLFADIKQRRLFSQLHGELYDADYWKSLQAAIVEGKVIDVFPYRRKSE is encoded by the coding sequence ATGACTCAGCAAACTCCAGCGGCAGATATCGCTCGCCATACGCTTGATGGCTTTGACGATTATCGCGAGGCGTTCCGCCAGATCACCGATGGCGCCCGTGCGCGTTTTGAACAAGCGCAATGGCAGGCCGGGCAAAGCGCGTCGGCAGCGCGGATCAACCTCTATGAAGATAAGGTCAAGGAGGTCAGTCAGCGCCTGCGCGAGACCTTTGGCGATGAGTTATTTGATGTGCAGCTGTGGCCGCTGGTCAAAACCGCTTATATCAAGCTGATTGACACGCGTTTTGACGATGAACTCTCTGAAACCTGGTTTAACTCGATTTTTTGCAGTTTGTTCAACCACGATCAAATCAGCGATGGCTGCATGTTTATTCATACCACTCGGCCTGCCATAAACAGTCGTCAACGTGCTGCACAGACGCGTCGCTACACGTTGGGCGCTGATCATGCACAGGCCCGTGGCCTGAGCTTGATGCTCGAAGCTATCTTCAATGATTACAGCTTCAGTGCGCCGTTTGAGGACTTGCCGCGTGACCTTGCACGGCTTGAGGCGCAAATGCGTGAAAACCTGCCTGACTGGGTGTGCAAGGACCCGAACCTGACCATTGAGCTGTTTTACTCGGTGCTCTATCGCAACAAAGGCGCGTATCTGGTCGGGCGCGTGTTCAACCAAGATGAGCAATGGCCGCTGGTGTTTCCATTGCTGCACCGCGAGGGTCTGGGGATTCAGGTCGATGGGCTGATTACCGATGAGGCCGAGGTGTCGATAATCTTCTCGTTCACCCGCTCATATTTCATGGTTGATGTAGAGATCCCTGCGGAGTTTGTTAGCTTTCTCAAGCGCATTTTGCCGGGCAAGCACATTGCCGAGCTATACAGCTCTATCGGTTTTTACAAGCACGGAAAGTCTGAGTTCTACCGGGCGCTAATCAATCATTTGGCGAGTACTGACGACCAGTTCGTCATGGCGCCAGGTGTACGCGGCATGGTCATGAGCGTGTTTACCTTGCCGGGCTTCAATACTGTATTCAAGATCATCAAGGACCGCTTTTCGCCGACCAAGAACGTGGTGCGTAGCACGGTCATTGAGAAGTACCGGCTGGTTAAAAGTGTCGATCGGGTAGGGCGTATGGCCGACACTCAGGAATTCGCAGATTTTCGCTTCCCAAAATCTAAATTTACCCCAGAGTGCTTGGCTGAACTGCTCGAGGTTGCACCGTCCACGGTCGAGGTTGAAGGTGAGACGGTTCTGGTGCGCCACTGCTGGACTGAGCGACGCATGACGCCGCTTAACTTGTATGTTGAAAATGCCAGTGAGGCGCAAGTGCGTGAAGCGCTTGAGGACTATGGCCTAGCGATCAAACAGTTGGCAGCCGCCAATATATTTCCGGGCGACATGTTGCTGAAAAATTTTGGTGTGACGCGTCATGGCCGGGTGGTGTTTTATGATTATGACGAAATCAGTTTTCTGACTGAAGTAAACTTCAGGCGTATACCTGAGCCGCGCTATCCAGAAGATGAAATGGCGTCTGAGCCCTGGTATTCAGTCGCGCCCAATGATGTGTTTCCGGAGGAGTTTCCTCCATTTCTATTTGCCGATATCAAACAGCGGCGACTATTCAGTCAGCTGCATGGCGAACTTTACGATGCCGATTACTGGAAGAGCCTGCAGGCGGCGATCGTTGAAGGTAAAGTCATCGATGTATTTCCGTATCGACGAAAATCCGAATAG
- a CDS encoding DMT family transporter → MRLIDLSRLLLLAAIWGASFMFMRVVAPVLGSMPTAFFRATLGALGLLVILLIMRVKWDFRGKLKQCLVLGTINAGLPSAMYCLAALVLPAGYSSIFNAMTPLMGVLIGMLFFSEALTTSKAVGVALGLFGVWLLTQTGPVNIDLQMLLGAAACLVATTCYGFAGFLTRKWIGQQGGLDNRLTAFSSLVGASLFLTPLFIGSLIVQPPASWGGSNEWLSLAGLGFICTAFAYVLYFRLISDIGPVQASTTTFLIPIFGVLWGWLLLDEPLSWAYVYGGAIIAVALWLVVRPSTPTATIAPPAAPLVTDKTVQ, encoded by the coding sequence GTGCGCTTGATTGATTTGAGTCGACTGCTGTTGCTTGCCGCCATCTGGGGCGCCAGCTTCATGTTTATGCGTGTCGTCGCACCGGTACTTGGCAGCATGCCGACTGCATTCTTTCGCGCCACTCTTGGCGCCTTGGGCTTGCTGGTGATCCTGCTGATCATGCGGGTCAAATGGGACTTCCGCGGCAAACTCAAACAATGCCTGGTGCTCGGCACTATCAACGCTGGCCTGCCTTCGGCGATGTACTGCCTAGCCGCTTTAGTGTTGCCTGCTGGCTATTCATCCATCTTCAATGCGATGACACCGCTGATGGGTGTTCTCATTGGCATGCTGTTTTTCAGTGAGGCGCTTACCACCAGCAAAGCTGTTGGCGTTGCCTTAGGCTTGTTTGGTGTATGGCTCTTGACCCAAACCGGCCCTGTAAACATCGACTTGCAAATGCTGCTGGGCGCCGCAGCCTGCCTTGTGGCAACGACCTGCTATGGTTTTGCCGGGTTTCTGACCCGTAAATGGATTGGCCAACAAGGCGGGCTCGACAATCGCCTAACAGCCTTTAGCAGCTTGGTTGGTGCCAGCTTGTTCCTGACCCCGCTATTTATCGGCTCTCTGATCGTGCAGCCACCGGCTTCATGGGGTGGCAGCAATGAATGGCTGTCGTTGGCGGGGCTTGGGTTTATCTGCACCGCATTTGCATACGTGCTGTATTTCCGCTTGATAAGCGATATCGGTCCGGTTCAGGCATCAACCACGACTTTCTTGATCCCTATCTTCGGTGTGCTCTGGGGCTGGCTATTGCTTGATGAGCCTTTGTCCTGGGCTTACGTCTACGGTGGCGCCATTATCGCTGTAGCATTATGGCTGGTGGTCAGGCCAAGCACTCCAACTGCGACCATTGCACCTCCAGCCGCCCCGTTGGTAACCGACAAAACCGTGCAGTAG
- a CDS encoding acyclic terpene utilization AtuA family protein, translated as MTNTIHIGCGAGFANDRPDATLRLAQSLATCSGKRYLMLELLAERTLAEAQLRKQLDANSGYASRLFDFLDPILDICIESGIPIITNGGAANPKAAALNLRNKLAGRHPGLKIACVLGDDLLELGEQQLQQWLATRELPGELVSVNVYTGADGITQALEQGANIVLCGRAADPSLAVGPIRHGLGWAFDDWQKMAIATTAGHLLECCTQVTGGYFAHPGIKDVPNPANLDCPIIEISSSGELIVTKVKGTSGCVNERTVKEQLLYEIHDPRRYLTPDVILDISQVSVEQIDENRVRVAGIQGHPRPDTLKGLAGMRGLWFGEASISYAGPGAVERASLAREILLQRFAQLAPQLTPRIDLVGVASLFNDQHSDYLSKCLAQSPTVEDVQVRVGIVDENRQLIEQLQAEVESLYTNGPAGGGGVRRHLSESITTRDFLIPRSAVQTRLEWY; from the coding sequence ATGACAAATACAATTCACATCGGTTGCGGAGCGGGTTTTGCCAATGATCGCCCAGACGCAACCTTGCGCTTGGCCCAAAGCTTGGCCACATGCTCTGGAAAGCGCTATTTAATGCTCGAGCTGCTTGCCGAGCGCACCCTTGCCGAAGCTCAACTGCGCAAACAGCTAGACGCTAACAGTGGTTACGCCTCTCGCTTGTTTGACTTTCTCGACCCGATTCTCGATATCTGCATCGAGTCAGGCATTCCAATCATCACCAATGGTGGCGCGGCTAACCCCAAGGCCGCGGCACTGAACCTGCGCAATAAGCTTGCCGGTCGCCACCCCGGGCTGAAAATTGCCTGCGTGTTGGGTGATGATCTCCTTGAGCTGGGCGAGCAACAATTACAGCAGTGGCTGGCGACTCGCGAATTGCCGGGCGAGTTGGTCTCGGTAAATGTCTATACCGGCGCCGATGGCATCACTCAGGCTTTGGAGCAAGGTGCCAATATCGTGCTGTGCGGCAGAGCGGCCGACCCTTCGCTGGCAGTAGGGCCTATTCGCCATGGTTTGGGCTGGGCCTTTGATGACTGGCAAAAAATGGCGATCGCCACAACCGCAGGCCATCTGTTGGAGTGTTGCACTCAGGTTACCGGCGGCTATTTTGCCCACCCCGGAATTAAGGATGTGCCTAATCCGGCCAACCTTGATTGCCCGATCATTGAGATCAGCAGCAGCGGTGAGCTGATCGTGACCAAGGTCAAAGGCACCAGCGGGTGCGTGAATGAACGCACGGTCAAAGAGCAATTGCTTTACGAAATTCACGACCCGCGTCGCTACCTGACCCCGGACGTAATACTCGACATAAGCCAAGTCAGCGTTGAGCAGATCGACGAAAACCGGGTCAGGGTTGCAGGCATTCAAGGCCATCCGCGCCCGGACACGCTCAAGGGTTTGGCGGGCATGCGCGGCCTCTGGTTCGGCGAAGCATCAATTAGCTACGCGGGCCCTGGGGCGGTGGAGCGAGCCAGCCTCGCACGCGAAATATTGCTGCAACGCTTTGCCCAATTGGCGCCGCAGCTCACGCCAAGGATTGATCTGGTGGGTGTTGCCAGCCTGTTCAATGACCAGCACAGCGACTACCTGAGCAAGTGCCTTGCTCAGTCGCCAACGGTGGAAGATGTACAGGTCCGGGTCGGTATCGTTGATGAAAATCGCCAACTGATTGAGCAGCTTCAGGCTGAGGTTGAATCGCTCTACACCAACGGCCCTGCTGGTGGTGGCGGAGTGCGCAGACACCTCAGTGAATCCATCACCACCCGCGACTTTCTGATCCCACGCAGCGCAGTTCAAACCCGACTGGAGTGGTACTGA
- a CDS encoding M20 family metallopeptidase, whose amino-acid sequence MNTHLDISKYIELRHEIHKHPELKYEETNTAQLVAKILKDLGYVVSEGLGKTGVVGLLDTQRPGPCIAFRSDMDALPIHEQNCIPYKSTIDGKMHACGHDGHTASLLCAAEALMQRKDQYKGKIKLIFQPAEEGGAGAKAMIDDGVLESPKVDMIFGFHNRPGFEQGYIFAKPGSAMGGDTSIEIIITGKGGHAAMPHLACDPIVVAAQFINHVQAAVARQLSPLRSGVVTVSSIQAGSRKGINVIPDACTLTISLRSDSLNTRNLLVAATENALKSACISGACDYAFNVLLDIPALVNDPKATDIAINAFKKNFDHGKVEKIDYMPTMGAEDFSFYLEEVCGCYFFIGNGLDSAYLHNPHYDFNDSIISVAKDCYLSLADSLLS is encoded by the coding sequence ATGAATACACATCTCGACATCAGTAAATACATTGAACTCAGGCATGAAATTCACAAGCACCCTGAACTCAAATATGAAGAAACTAACACTGCGCAATTAGTCGCCAAAATCCTCAAAGACCTAGGTTATGTAGTATCCGAAGGGCTTGGCAAGACGGGTGTCGTTGGTTTGCTGGATACCCAGCGGCCGGGACCTTGTATTGCATTTCGAAGTGATATGGATGCACTGCCCATTCATGAGCAAAACTGCATTCCTTACAAATCAACGATCGATGGAAAAATGCACGCCTGCGGCCATGACGGCCACACCGCATCATTGTTATGTGCAGCAGAAGCACTGATGCAGAGAAAGGACCAATACAAAGGGAAAATTAAACTTATTTTCCAACCCGCTGAAGAAGGTGGGGCCGGAGCCAAGGCAATGATTGACGACGGTGTTCTGGAAAGCCCGAAAGTTGACATGATTTTCGGCTTTCATAACCGACCCGGTTTCGAACAAGGCTATATCTTTGCCAAGCCCGGCTCAGCAATGGGCGGCGACACCTCCATTGAAATCATTATCACCGGCAAAGGCGGGCATGCTGCAATGCCCCACTTGGCCTGCGATCCTATCGTTGTCGCGGCTCAGTTCATCAATCACGTGCAAGCAGCAGTGGCTCGGCAGTTATCACCTTTACGCTCAGGTGTGGTGACGGTATCCAGCATTCAGGCCGGTAGTCGCAAGGGAATCAATGTAATCCCGGACGCGTGCACGCTAACCATTAGTTTACGTTCCGACTCACTGAATACACGTAATTTATTAGTCGCCGCAACCGAAAACGCACTCAAGTCTGCCTGCATTTCCGGAGCCTGTGACTATGCCTTCAACGTGCTGTTGGATATCCCTGCGCTCGTTAATGACCCAAAGGCAACCGATATAGCAATAAATGCGTTCAAGAAGAATTTTGACCATGGGAAAGTTGAAAAAATTGACTATATGCCCACCATGGGCGCAGAGGACTTCAGCTTTTACCTGGAAGAAGTTTGCGGTTGCTATTTCTTCATTGGTAACGGTTTGGATTCTGCTTACTTGCACAACCCTCATTATGACTTCAACGATTCCATTATTTCAGTAGCGAAGGATTGCTACTTAAGCCTTGCAGACTCATTACTTTCTTAA
- a CDS encoding LysR substrate-binding domain-containing protein: protein MLLIDEELTLKKLEVFLAFMRSGNLTRAANDLKISNVSVHRAIHSLESALRCPLFKHVGRHLIPLESAYVLEDKARKLVQGAQDMVRQTREAAGFSAGRFKLGSLYSLTVKTVPQLIMGLKLRRSELNIDLILGSNVDLMYKLKDMELDAILVALDESTNNLDCQLLPLFSDDIFLAVPNDSPFAMQAEADLAELCDAPFITLAQGYATFRDGERVFQQAGFEPKVAMQVNDIFTLLSMVSSGVGYALLPGRVAAVYEGRIRLIPLQAKYNLQQHIGVVFLKTRERDPNLLALVAECRMYAHKHAVQTVDQKSRVWPQVV, encoded by the coding sequence ATGCTCTTGATCGACGAAGAACTTACCCTAAAGAAGCTGGAAGTCTTTCTCGCCTTCATGCGCAGCGGCAACCTGACACGCGCTGCCAATGATTTGAAAATCAGTAACGTCAGCGTACATCGGGCTATTCACTCGCTGGAAAGTGCCTTGCGCTGCCCATTGTTCAAACATGTTGGCCGCCACTTGATCCCTCTGGAAAGCGCCTATGTGCTTGAGGATAAAGCACGCAAGCTGGTTCAAGGCGCACAAGATATGGTCCGGCAGACTCGCGAAGCTGCGGGCTTTTCGGCAGGGCGCTTCAAGTTAGGCTCACTTTACTCATTAACGGTTAAGACTGTGCCGCAACTTATAATGGGTCTGAAATTGCGCCGTAGTGAGCTGAATATTGACTTGATCCTCGGCTCAAACGTCGACCTGATGTACAAGCTGAAAGACATGGAGCTAGACGCCATTTTGGTGGCTTTGGATGAGAGCACCAATAACCTGGACTGCCAGCTGTTACCGTTATTTTCAGATGATATCTTCCTCGCGGTGCCTAATGATTCACCCTTCGCCATGCAAGCCGAAGCAGATCTGGCAGAGTTATGCGATGCACCATTCATAACCTTAGCGCAGGGCTATGCAACATTTCGCGACGGTGAACGGGTGTTTCAGCAAGCAGGCTTCGAGCCTAAAGTGGCGATGCAGGTGAATGATATCTTCACCTTGCTTAGCATGGTCAGCTCTGGTGTGGGCTATGCGTTGCTCCCAGGCCGGGTTGCAGCGGTTTATGAAGGACGCATTCGGCTGATTCCGCTCCAAGCTAAATACAACCTGCAACAACACATCGGCGTGGTTTTTCTCAAGACCAGAGAGCGCGACCCAAACCTGCTTGCGCTAGTTGCTGAGTGCCGTATGTACGCTCACAAGCATGCAGTGCAGACAGTGGATCAGAAGAGCAGAGTGTGGCCTCAGGTGGTCTAG
- a CDS encoding CitMHS family transporter, protein MITAMGFLMMLGIISLILLRKMSPVVAFTTVPVAICLLAGFTPAEVGDFIKSGLITVAPTAALFLFAILYFGIMRDRGLFDPLVNFLIRRTGGKPIAVALVTVLITASVHLDGVGAATFLLVIPALLPLYKRLNMSPNLLLMLVGTTAGVINMVPWGGTTARAAATTGLDATELWLGLLPLQLLGLAMMLMIAAWLGLRAQRNAPKSLGAAATFDPSLGQPESREFGLSPRTLRYWCNVALTVAILACLFTGTFPLYACFMVGLGIALPLNFPDINVQTERIKAHAADALQMSLVMMAAAVLLGVLSGAKMSDAMALSIIDILPHGSAQYLHVLVGFFGVPLGMIFSPDAYYFALLPVIRDVAVAAGVPLESVARAMLIGENTGFAISPVVPSVYLALALAGVELRKHIAYTFFWAWGVSLTMLAAALITGAVQI, encoded by the coding sequence ATGATCACCGCCATGGGTTTCCTGATGATGCTTGGCATCATCTCGCTAATTTTGTTGCGTAAGATGAGTCCGGTAGTGGCGTTCACTACTGTTCCGGTCGCTATCTGCCTGCTGGCTGGTTTCACACCCGCCGAAGTCGGTGACTTTATCAAGAGCGGGTTGATAACCGTGGCGCCAACTGCTGCGCTTTTTCTATTCGCCATTCTTTACTTCGGCATCATGCGCGACCGCGGACTGTTCGATCCGCTGGTCAATTTCCTGATTCGGCGTACCGGCGGCAAGCCAATAGCGGTCGCACTGGTCACGGTGTTGATTACCGCATCAGTCCATCTTGACGGCGTGGGTGCCGCGACCTTCTTGCTGGTCATCCCTGCGCTGCTGCCTCTCTACAAGCGTTTAAACATGAGCCCTAACCTGCTGTTGATGCTTGTTGGCACCACGGCTGGAGTCATCAATATGGTGCCGTGGGGCGGCACTACAGCTCGCGCGGCAGCCACCACCGGTCTGGATGCGACTGAGCTCTGGCTCGGCCTCCTCCCCTTGCAGCTACTCGGGCTGGCGATGATGCTAATGATTGCCGCGTGGCTTGGCCTGCGTGCCCAACGCAATGCGCCCAAGTCCCTCGGCGCAGCCGCAACCTTCGACCCCAGCCTCGGGCAGCCTGAGTCGCGAGAGTTTGGCTTGTCGCCGCGCACCCTGCGTTACTGGTGCAACGTTGCGCTCACCGTGGCTATTCTGGCCTGTTTGTTTACCGGTACCTTCCCGCTGTATGCGTGCTTCATGGTGGGGCTTGGCATCGCCTTGCCGCTGAATTTTCCGGATATCAATGTGCAGACCGAACGGATCAAGGCGCACGCGGCCGACGCACTGCAAATGTCGCTGGTGATGATGGCTGCCGCAGTGCTGCTTGGCGTGCTGTCTGGGGCCAAGATGTCTGATGCGATGGCCCTGTCGATCATCGACATCCTGCCCCACGGATCGGCTCAATACCTACACGTACTGGTTGGCTTTTTCGGTGTTCCGCTGGGCATGATCTTCTCACCGGACGCCTACTACTTTGCCCTGTTACCCGTTATTCGCGACGTTGCCGTGGCAGCAGGTGTGCCTTTGGAATCAGTTGCGCGAGCCATGCTGATTGGTGAAAACACCGGTTTCGCAATCAGCCCAGTTGTGCCAAGCGTCTACCTCGCCCTTGCACTGGCAGGAGTCGAGTTACGCAAACACATCGCCTACACCTTCTTCTGGGCGTGGGGTGTGAGCCTAACCATGCTGGCAGCTGCGTTGATTACTGGCGCAGTACAAATCTGA
- a CDS encoding LysR family transcriptional regulator, with translation MDINFRQLRAFTLIAQTLSFTRTSELLHLSPPALSYSIRKLEEALGLKLFARNTRSVELTPAGEHFLPQAQQLLRVMGDAVSDAQELLNLDSGTLRLAALPTAAASFLPGAIAAFSCDHPGVQVSLQDGRAGEVKDWVLSGEVDVGITSLPEDMLGLEFKHLVNDNLVLLVRDEGFDTESWKTRPYIALTADTSIRPLADMTLHHLGVSTDPAWQVAHMSTAAAMVREGLGFTLLPTSCMSFLHLGEALQVLSVAQPVQRSLGLLQRKPVRQTPAMQMFIHYLDNCLSKAPA, from the coding sequence ATGGACATTAACTTCCGGCAACTGCGCGCTTTTACGTTGATCGCGCAAACGTTGAGCTTCACCCGCACCTCGGAGTTATTGCATTTGTCGCCGCCGGCACTCAGCTACAGCATCCGCAAACTAGAGGAAGCGCTCGGGCTAAAGCTGTTCGCCCGTAATACCCGTAGCGTTGAGTTAACCCCTGCTGGCGAGCATTTTTTGCCGCAGGCACAGCAACTGTTACGGGTCATGGGCGATGCCGTCAGCGATGCTCAGGAGCTGTTGAATCTGGACAGCGGCACTTTGCGTCTGGCGGCCTTGCCGACCGCCGCTGCGTCATTTTTGCCTGGGGCGATTGCCGCCTTTAGCTGTGATCATCCAGGGGTGCAGGTATCGTTGCAGGATGGTCGGGCAGGGGAAGTTAAAGACTGGGTGCTCAGTGGTGAGGTTGACGTGGGTATCACCTCGTTGCCCGAAGATATGTTGGGGCTTGAGTTCAAGCATTTGGTCAATGACAACCTTGTGCTTCTGGTGCGAGATGAGGGCTTTGATACCGAAAGCTGGAAAACGCGGCCCTACATTGCTTTAACTGCGGACACCAGTATTCGTCCGCTGGCGGATATGACGCTCCACCATTTGGGTGTGAGTACCGATCCGGCATGGCAAGTCGCACACATGAGCACTGCCGCCGCCATGGTCCGTGAAGGGTTGGGATTTACGTTATTACCGACGAGTTGCATGTCCTTTTTACACCTTGGCGAAGCGCTGCAAGTGTTGTCTGTCGCGCAACCTGTTCAGCGCTCTTTGGGGCTGCTGCAACGTAAGCCAGTGAGACAAACACCGGCCATGCAAATGTTTATCCATTACCTCGACAACTGTTTGAGCAAGGCACCGGCCTAA
- a CDS encoding AbgT family transporter translates to MSNNVETVLPETDKLSGFLGAIEKVGNKLPHPFFLFFYLLIFTIILSAALNYFGIHSMNPKTGEAVLVKSLASGEGVVHIFTSLVSNFVNFPVLGTIIVVMFGVGVADHVGLISIVMKQTVTKAPRHLLTFLVFVTGVSSSIASDASFLIFIPLVAMIFQSVGRHPIAGAAAAYAAVGAGYDASFFVTAGDAIFSGIATEAARIIDPDAYVSPVDNYYFAACSVILLAIVGTIIVDKIVEPRLNRILPLSVLTINPKAKAALQTEISAEEKRGLKQAGLFTLAFIGLIAFILLPTDSPFRNADGGLIPSPFMKSFVPFLFIYFLGVGYIYGKATGVIQKAEDIPEIMTECIKSLSSILVLFFMISQFIALFKWSGIGSLVAFEGATFLSSLGLTGYSLIVGFILLTAVMNIFMTSGSAQFALFAPIFIPMLMQLNIEPAFTMAMFRVGDSTTNIISPLSPYFAVVLAFMQQYYPKLKLGTLMATMLPLALGFLVTWTLFMLLWTLLGFPVGPDIYMHM, encoded by the coding sequence ATGAGCAATAATGTCGAAACGGTATTGCCTGAAACGGATAAGCTATCTGGCTTTCTGGGGGCAATAGAGAAAGTTGGCAACAAGCTTCCACACCCTTTCTTCTTGTTCTTTTATTTATTGATATTCACGATAATACTTTCAGCAGCACTGAACTATTTTGGCATTCACAGCATGAACCCGAAAACGGGTGAAGCGGTATTGGTTAAAAGCCTCGCCTCTGGAGAGGGTGTTGTTCATATCTTTACCAGTTTGGTCAGTAACTTTGTCAACTTCCCTGTACTGGGTACGATAATTGTTGTGATGTTCGGCGTCGGTGTTGCCGATCACGTAGGCCTTATCTCTATCGTGATGAAGCAAACCGTGACCAAGGCGCCAAGGCACCTGCTGACGTTTCTGGTGTTTGTTACAGGGGTGTCGTCTTCGATTGCTTCAGATGCCAGTTTTTTGATTTTCATTCCCTTGGTTGCGATGATTTTCCAGTCAGTTGGGCGTCACCCTATCGCCGGTGCCGCCGCTGCATACGCCGCCGTTGGCGCAGGCTACGACGCCAGCTTCTTCGTCACCGCAGGTGATGCAATTTTCTCAGGAATCGCGACTGAAGCAGCAAGGATAATTGACCCAGATGCTTATGTGTCGCCAGTGGACAACTATTACTTTGCCGCCTGCTCTGTCATTTTGCTTGCGATTGTCGGTACGATCATCGTCGACAAAATTGTTGAGCCTCGGCTCAATCGGATTTTGCCGCTGTCGGTATTGACCATAAATCCCAAAGCAAAAGCAGCGTTACAAACAGAAATCAGCGCAGAAGAAAAACGCGGATTAAAACAAGCGGGACTTTTCACCTTGGCGTTTATAGGGCTGATAGCTTTTATCTTGCTGCCTACAGACTCTCCGTTCAGAAATGCCGACGGTGGACTGATTCCTTCGCCGTTCATGAAGTCTTTTGTCCCCTTTCTGTTTATCTACTTTCTTGGGGTTGGCTACATTTACGGTAAGGCTACGGGGGTTATTCAAAAAGCCGAAGACATCCCCGAGATCATGACGGAATGCATAAAGAGTCTCTCCTCCATCCTGGTGCTGTTCTTTATGATTTCGCAGTTCATTGCGTTGTTCAAATGGAGTGGGATTGGCAGCCTGGTTGCTTTTGAGGGCGCGACGTTTTTGTCCTCGCTGGGGTTAACCGGCTACAGCTTGATTGTCGGTTTCATTTTGCTGACAGCAGTCATGAATATTTTCATGACGTCAGGCTCTGCACAGTTTGCTTTGTTTGCGCCTATTTTTATCCCGATGCTGATGCAGTTGAATATCGAGCCTGCATTCACCATGGCAATGTTTAGGGTGGGTGATAGCACGACCAATATCATTTCCCCACTGTCGCCCTACTTCGCGGTGGTGCTAGCGTTTATGCAGCAATACTATCCAAAGTTAAAACTTGGCACCTTAATGGCGACGATGCTGCCGCTCGCGTTAGGCTTCCTGGTGACGTGGACATTGTTTATGCTGCTGTGGACCTTGCTTGGCTTTCCGGTCGGGCCAGACATCTATATGCATATGTAG